Proteins encoded together in one Larus michahellis chromosome 4, bLarMic1.1, whole genome shotgun sequence window:
- the LOC141741895 gene encoding borealin-2-like isoform X2, with product MSLRKPAGKRRSTDSGVEPDRGALSQEKKDQRIALFLSDFDQQAKENIQEMKKELDSLLQTAEKALTVELLKMPVAIRKMKRKDLLNLQGGEEVALAAAVTDCSLEDVPNPKLVRTNSKKVKVTTIVEYEDAKHIPATKISKKVSKTKSLVSLASGLNSKLKPLSRSAHSSVCVTEAVKSLASDCSATNLKAMPKLSKSAGLQQPVSRTLPTRGRVQGMLLRSKSVPQDKTVPFVNIPLADGQTLCTAGGDLHNIDVQLLNQDTVQHIHNLVSELTVLCGKASAKLS from the exons ATGTCGCTGAGGAAGCCCGCGGGCAAGCGGCGCAGCACCGACTCGGGCGTGGAGCCCGACCGCGGGGCCCTCTCTCAGGAGAAGAAGGATCAGCGCATCGCGCTCTTCCTCAGCGACTTCGACCAGCAGG ccaaGGAAAACATCCAGGAAATGAAGAAAGAGCTTGATTCGCTTTTGCAAACAGCCGAGAAGGCGCTTACGGTGGAGCTGCTGAAGATGCCAGTTGCcatcaggaaaatgaaaagaaaagactTGCTTA ATTTGCAAGGAGGAGAGGAAGTGGCTCTTGCTGCTGCGGTG actgacTGCTCTCTAGAAGACGTACCAAATCCAAAACTGGTGAGGACCAACAGCAAAAAAG TTAAGGTAACCACAATTGTTGAATATGAAGATGCCAAGCATATTCCTGCAACGAAAATATCTAAAAAA GTTTCCAAAACAAAGTCATTGGTTTCATTGGCCTCTGGTTTAAATAGCAAACTGAAGCCTCTTTCTAG gtcTGCTCACTCTTCTGTATGTGTGACTGAGGCTGTTAAGTCTCTTGCTTCTGATTGCAGTGCCACAAACCTCAAAGCCATGCCAAAGCTATCTAAAAG TGCTGGACTACAGCAGCCTGTCTCAAGAACTCTACCTACCCGTGGAAGAGTTCAAGGCATGTTACTACGAAGTAAATCAGTACCCCAGGATAAAACTGTTCCGTTTGTAAACATTCCCCTGGCTGATGGACAG ACACTTTGTACGGCTGGTGGAGACCTCCATAACATTGATGTGCAACTACTAAATCAAGATACAGTACAGCATATTCATAACTTGGTG AGCGAGCTGACTGTACTATGTGGAAAGGCATCAGCTAAACTGAGTTAA
- the DNAJA2 gene encoding dnaJ homolog subfamily A member 2, which yields MANVADTKLYDILGVPPGASDNELKKAYRKLAKEYHPDKNPNAGDKFKEISFAYEVLSNPEKRELYDRYGEQGLREGSGGSSGMDDIFSHIFGGGLFNFMGGQSRSRNGRRRGEDMMHPLKVSLEDLYNGKTTKLQLSKNVLCSACNGQGGKAGAVQKCNACRGRGVRIMIRQLAPGMVQQMQSVCSDCNGEGEVINEKDRCKKCEGKKVIKEVKILEVHVDKGMKHGQRITFSGEADQAPGVEPGDIVLLLQEKENEVFQRDGNDLHMTHKIGLVEALCGFQFTFKHLDGRQIVVKYPPGKVIEPGCVRVVRGEGMPQYRNPFEKGDLYIKFDVQFPENNWISPEKLSELEDLLPARPEFPNVIGDAEEVDLQEFDTTRGSGGGQRREAYNDSSDEESSHHGPGVQCAHQ from the exons aTGGCGAATGTGGCCGACACGAAGCTCTACGACATCCTGGGGGTGCCGCCCGGGGCCTCCGACAACGAGCTCAAGAAG GCATACAGAAAACTGGCCAAGGAGTACCATCCTGATAAGAATCCAAATGCAGGGGATAAa TTCAAAGAAATAAGCTTTGCCTATGAAGTATTGTCAAATCCAGAGAAACGTGAGTTATATGATAGATATGGAGAACAGGGTCTTCGAGAAGGTAGCGGTGGAAGCAGTGGAATGGACGATATTTTCTCCCATATCTTTGGTGGTGGATTGTTCAATTTCATGGGTGGTCAGAGTAGAAGTCGTAATGgtagaagaagaggagaagataTGATGCATCCACTCAA AGTCTCTTTAGAAGATCTGTATAATGGAAagacaactaaactacaacttaGCAAGAATGTCCTTTGTAGTGCATGTAATGG gcagggagggaaggctgGAGCCGTTCAGAAATGTAATGCTTGCCGGGGTAGAGGTGTACGTATCATGATCAGACAGCTGGCTCCTGGCATGGTTCAGCAGATGCAGTCTGTATGCTCTGACTGCAATGGAGAAG GTGAAGTAATTAATGAAAAAGACCGCTGTAAAAAATGTGAAGGGAAGAAGGTGATCAAGGAGGTAAAAATACTTGAAGTCCATGTAGACAAAGGCATGAAACATGGGCAAAGAATTACATTCAGTGGAGAAGCAGATCAGGCTCCAGGTGTGGAACCAGGTGATATTGTCCTCTTACTCCAAGAAAAGGAGAATGAG GTGTTCCAGCGGGATGGGAATGACTTGCATATGACGCACAAGATTGGACTTGTTGAAGCACTGTGTGGATTTCAGTTCACATTTAAGCACCTTGATGGACGTCAAATTGTGGTTAAATATCCTCCTGGAAAAGTAATTGAACCAG GTTGTGTTCGCGTAGTCAGAGGTGAAGGAATGCCACAGTACCGCAATCCTTTTGAGAAGGGGGATCTTTACATTAAGTTTGATGTTCAGTTTCCTGAAAATAACTGGATTAGCCCAGAAAAGCTTTCA GAACTTGAAGATCTTCTGCCAGCTAGACCAGAATTTCCCAATGTAATTGGTGATGCAGAAGAGGTAGATCTTCAGGAATTTGATACCACTCGTGGTTCAGGTGGTGGCCAGAGACGTGAAGCTTATAATGATAGTTCTGATGAAGAAAGCAGCCATCATGGACCTGGGGTACAGTGTGCCCATCAGTAA
- the LOC141741895 gene encoding borealin-2-like isoform X1 produces MSLRKPAGKRRSTDSGVEPDRGALSQEKKDQRIALFLSDFDQQAKENIQEMKKELDSLLQTAEKALTVELLKMPVAIRKMKRKDLLITDLQGGEEVALAAAVTDCSLEDVPNPKLVRTNSKKVKVTTIVEYEDAKHIPATKISKKVSKTKSLVSLASGLNSKLKPLSRSAHSSVCVTEAVKSLASDCSATNLKAMPKLSKSAGLQQPVSRTLPTRGRVQGMLLRSKSVPQDKTVPFVNIPLADGQTLCTAGGDLHNIDVQLLNQDTVQHIHNLVSELTVLCGKASAKLS; encoded by the exons ATGTCGCTGAGGAAGCCCGCGGGCAAGCGGCGCAGCACCGACTCGGGCGTGGAGCCCGACCGCGGGGCCCTCTCTCAGGAGAAGAAGGATCAGCGCATCGCGCTCTTCCTCAGCGACTTCGACCAGCAGG ccaaGGAAAACATCCAGGAAATGAAGAAAGAGCTTGATTCGCTTTTGCAAACAGCCGAGAAGGCGCTTACGGTGGAGCTGCTGAAGATGCCAGTTGCcatcaggaaaatgaaaagaaaagactTGCTTA TTACAGATTTGCAAGGAGGAGAGGAAGTGGCTCTTGCTGCTGCGGTG actgacTGCTCTCTAGAAGACGTACCAAATCCAAAACTGGTGAGGACCAACAGCAAAAAAG TTAAGGTAACCACAATTGTTGAATATGAAGATGCCAAGCATATTCCTGCAACGAAAATATCTAAAAAA GTTTCCAAAACAAAGTCATTGGTTTCATTGGCCTCTGGTTTAAATAGCAAACTGAAGCCTCTTTCTAG gtcTGCTCACTCTTCTGTATGTGTGACTGAGGCTGTTAAGTCTCTTGCTTCTGATTGCAGTGCCACAAACCTCAAAGCCATGCCAAAGCTATCTAAAAG TGCTGGACTACAGCAGCCTGTCTCAAGAACTCTACCTACCCGTGGAAGAGTTCAAGGCATGTTACTACGAAGTAAATCAGTACCCCAGGATAAAACTGTTCCGTTTGTAAACATTCCCCTGGCTGATGGACAG ACACTTTGTACGGCTGGTGGAGACCTCCATAACATTGATGTGCAACTACTAAATCAAGATACAGTACAGCATATTCATAACTTGGTG AGCGAGCTGACTGTACTATGTGGAAAGGCATCAGCTAAACTGAGTTAA
- the LOC141741895 gene encoding borealin-2-like isoform X3: MSLRKPAGKRRSTDSGVEPDRGALSQEKKDQRIALFLSDFDQQAKENIQEMKKELDSLLQTAEKALTVELLKMPVAIRKMKRKDLLITDLQGGEEVALAAAVTDCSLEDVPNPKLVRTNSKKVKVTTIVEYEDAKHIPATKISKKVSKTKSLVSLASGLNSKLKPLSRSAHSSVCVTEAVKSLASDCSATNLKAMPKLSKSAGLQQPVSRTLPTRGRVQGMLLRSKSVPQDKTVPFVNIPLADGQTLCTAGGDLHNIDVQLLNQDTVQHIHNLVVKMPIQQSSFK; encoded by the exons ATGTCGCTGAGGAAGCCCGCGGGCAAGCGGCGCAGCACCGACTCGGGCGTGGAGCCCGACCGCGGGGCCCTCTCTCAGGAGAAGAAGGATCAGCGCATCGCGCTCTTCCTCAGCGACTTCGACCAGCAGG ccaaGGAAAACATCCAGGAAATGAAGAAAGAGCTTGATTCGCTTTTGCAAACAGCCGAGAAGGCGCTTACGGTGGAGCTGCTGAAGATGCCAGTTGCcatcaggaaaatgaaaagaaaagactTGCTTA TTACAGATTTGCAAGGAGGAGAGGAAGTGGCTCTTGCTGCTGCGGTG actgacTGCTCTCTAGAAGACGTACCAAATCCAAAACTGGTGAGGACCAACAGCAAAAAAG TTAAGGTAACCACAATTGTTGAATATGAAGATGCCAAGCATATTCCTGCAACGAAAATATCTAAAAAA GTTTCCAAAACAAAGTCATTGGTTTCATTGGCCTCTGGTTTAAATAGCAAACTGAAGCCTCTTTCTAG gtcTGCTCACTCTTCTGTATGTGTGACTGAGGCTGTTAAGTCTCTTGCTTCTGATTGCAGTGCCACAAACCTCAAAGCCATGCCAAAGCTATCTAAAAG TGCTGGACTACAGCAGCCTGTCTCAAGAACTCTACCTACCCGTGGAAGAGTTCAAGGCATGTTACTACGAAGTAAATCAGTACCCCAGGATAAAACTGTTCCGTTTGTAAACATTCCCCTGGCTGATGGACAG ACACTTTGTACGGCTGGTGGAGACCTCCATAACATTGATGTGCAACTACTAAATCAAGATACAGTACAGCATATTCATAACTTGGTG GTGAAGATGCCAATCCAGCAGTCAAgtttcaaataa